In Flavobacterium lacustre, a genomic segment contains:
- a CDS encoding gamma-glutamylcyclotransferase family protein, protein MEQLFAYGTLKDKDIQETIFGRILKGTPETLVGYVINEIHIEEEFGFAQYPIITPTHNPEDTISGILYELTEIQLQQADTYEGLHYKRIQVELQSNQTAWVYTATT, encoded by the coding sequence ATGGAACAATTATTTGCTTACGGTACCCTAAAAGACAAAGACATTCAAGAAACTATTTTTGGCCGAATACTCAAAGGAACTCCCGAAACATTAGTTGGTTATGTTATCAATGAAATTCATATCGAAGAAGAATTTGGATTTGCACAGTATCCAATCATTACGCCAACCCATAATCCGGAAGACACCATCAGCGGAATACTGTATGAACTAACCGAAATACAACTGCAACAAGCCGATACTTATGAAGGATTACATTACAAACGCATTCAAGTGGAATTGCAATCCAATCAAACGGCTTGGGTATATACCGCGACCACCTAA
- a CDS encoding porin family protein — MKKYIFTAVIVFLFASANAQKVKFGAKAGFNLANLTGDFADSSTITGFNAGIFAEIKITDKFAIQPELLFSTQGNKIKIPVYDNSSVIVYYYDGKKNLTYLNLPVIAKYYIIDKLSIEAGPQIGLLLGAKVKYSSDRALPTLYTSKSEYDIKNDLKSIDFGLSFGANYDVSKNLYLNFRYNLGLANINNEPMSSLNIKNKIFSLSLGYKY; from the coding sequence ATGAAAAAATATATTTTTACAGCGGTAATAGTTTTTTTATTTGCCTCAGCAAATGCACAAAAAGTCAAATTTGGTGCAAAAGCAGGGTTCAATCTAGCAAATTTAACAGGAGATTTTGCCGATAGTTCCACTATAACTGGTTTTAATGCAGGTATTTTTGCCGAGATAAAAATTACTGATAAATTTGCAATCCAACCTGAATTATTGTTTTCTACACAAGGAAACAAAATTAAAATACCTGTGTATGATAATTCTTCAGTAATAGTTTATTATTATGATGGTAAAAAGAACTTAACTTATTTAAATTTACCCGTAATAGCTAAATATTATATTATAGATAAACTGAGCATTGAGGCTGGACCACAAATAGGTTTGCTATTAGGCGCAAAAGTAAAATATAGTTCAGACAGAGCATTACCAACATTATATACATCTAAATCAGAATATGATATAAAAAATGATCTTAAATCAATTGATTTTGGTTTAAGTTTCGGAGCTAATTACGATGTATCAAAAAATTTATATTTGAATTTTCGTTACAATCTTGGTTTAGCTAATATCAATAATGAACCAATGAGTAGTTTGAATATCAAAAATAAAATATTTTCATTATCATTAGGATATAAATATTAA
- a CDS encoding DUF4494 domain-containing protein codes for MSTIWYECKVKYRKIDETGGQKVTTEPYLVDALSFTEAERRINEEMSAYISEEFKIMNIKVANYAEIHPFENADRWFRSKVSLLAYDEESGKERKTNMYLLVQANDVKEAFDNTISAMKGTMGDYTIPAISESPILDVFPYFSGEEGELEQLERFNALKASKPEVAAEIVDRMEFETAPEEEVVV; via the coding sequence ATGAGCACAATTTGGTATGAATGCAAAGTAAAATACAGAAAAATAGATGAAACTGGAGGACAAAAAGTTACGACGGAACCGTACTTGGTAGACGCTTTATCCTTTACGGAAGCAGAGCGCAGGATTAATGAAGAGATGTCGGCTTATATCAGTGAAGAATTTAAAATCATGAATATAAAAGTGGCGAATTATGCCGAAATTCATCCTTTTGAAAATGCAGATCGTTGGTTTCGTTCCAAAGTTTCGTTGCTGGCGTATGACGAAGAAAGTGGCAAAGAGCGCAAAACCAACATGTATTTATTAGTACAGGCGAATGATGTAAAAGAAGCTTTTGATAATACCATCAGCGCTATGAAAGGAACAATGGGCGATTACACGATTCCTGCAATTTCGGAATCTCCTATTTTGGATGTTTTTCCTTATTTCAGTGGGGAAGAGGGCGAACTGGAACAACTGGAAAGGTTTAATGCACTCAAAGCTTCGAAACCCGAAGTAGCTGCCGAAATTGTGGATCGTATGGAATTTGAGACGGCTCCAGAAGAAGAAGTTGTAGTTTAA
- the trpC gene encoding indole-3-glycerol phosphate synthase TrpC, translating to MNILDSIIIDKRREVILKKSIIPISQLEASVFFGKKIISLSQNLRNSTSGIIAEHKRRSPSKAEINYSFTVEEVTKGYENAGACGISVLTDGKYFGGSLDDLLLARATVNIPLLRKEFIVDEYQILEAKAHGADLILLIAAVLTRDEIKSLSEFAKSLGLEVLLEVHNQEELEKSIMPTLDMIGVNNRNLKTFEVSLDFSKQLADQIPNEFVKVSESGISSVEAINELKPFGYKGFLIGENFMKTDNAGKAATEFISKL from the coding sequence ATGAACATTCTAGATAGCATTATAATTGACAAAAGAAGAGAAGTTATTCTGAAGAAATCCATTATTCCGATTTCGCAATTGGAAGCATCCGTTTTCTTTGGAAAAAAAATTATTTCTTTGAGTCAGAATCTAAGAAACAGCACATCAGGAATTATCGCCGAACACAAACGCCGTTCGCCATCCAAAGCGGAAATTAATTATAGTTTTACCGTTGAAGAAGTAACAAAAGGTTATGAAAATGCTGGTGCTTGCGGTATTTCGGTATTGACAGACGGTAAGTATTTTGGTGGTTCTTTAGACGATTTGCTTTTGGCAAGAGCCACAGTAAATATTCCACTTTTGAGAAAAGAATTTATTGTTGATGAATACCAAATTTTAGAAGCCAAAGCGCATGGAGCCGATTTAATTTTGCTGATTGCCGCAGTTTTAACTCGAGACGAAATCAAATCCTTATCTGAATTTGCCAAAAGTTTAGGACTGGAAGTTTTATTAGAAGTTCACAATCAAGAAGAATTAGAAAAATCAATTATGCCAACATTAGACATGATTGGTGTCAACAACAGAAACCTAAAAACTTTTGAAGTAAGCTTGGATTTCAGTAAACAATTAGCAGACCAAATTCCAAACGAATTCGTAAAAGTTTCCGAAAGCGGTATTTCGTCTGTGGAAGCCATTAATGAATTAAAACCTTTTGGTTACAAAGGATTTTTGATTGGAGAAAACTTTATGAAAACCGATAATGCAGGTAAAGCAGCAACCGAATTTATATCAAAATTATAA
- the trpD gene encoding anthranilate phosphoribosyltransferase gives MKNILNRLINHEMLSKAEAKNVLVNISNGSYNTSQIAAFLTVYMMRSVSIDELAGFREALLELCIHVDLSAYNTIDLCGTGGDGKDTFNISTLASFVAAGAGIKVAKHGNYGVSSISGSSNVMEKMGIKFSNDADFLEKCIDQAGICVLHAPLFHPAMKNVGPIRKELAVKTFFNMLGPMVNPSFPQNQLVGVFNLELARMYAYLYQNTHTNFTILHSLDGYDEVSLTCPTKIITPAMEGMLKPEDFGVRLLLQSEIEGGTTIEASAQMFTDIISGKGTEAQNNVVCANAAMAIATVTKCSPLEGFQIAKESLLSGKGLVALNKLKELSK, from the coding sequence ATGAAAAATATATTAAACAGACTTATCAATCACGAAATGCTTTCGAAAGCAGAAGCCAAAAACGTTTTGGTTAATATCTCCAACGGAAGTTACAACACGAGTCAAATTGCCGCTTTTCTGACCGTTTATATGATGCGAAGCGTTAGTATTGATGAATTGGCTGGTTTTAGAGAAGCGTTATTAGAATTGTGTATTCACGTGGATTTATCTGCGTATAACACGATTGATTTGTGTGGTACAGGTGGTGATGGAAAAGACACTTTTAACATTTCGACCTTGGCTTCTTTTGTGGCAGCCGGAGCAGGAATCAAAGTGGCCAAGCACGGGAATTACGGAGTTTCTTCTATTTCAGGTTCTAGTAACGTGATGGAAAAAATGGGAATCAAGTTCAGTAATGATGCTGATTTTCTGGAAAAATGTATCGACCAAGCGGGAATTTGTGTTTTACACGCTCCTCTTTTCCACCCTGCCATGAAAAATGTTGGGCCAATCCGAAAAGAACTAGCCGTAAAAACCTTTTTCAATATGTTGGGACCAATGGTAAATCCATCGTTTCCACAAAATCAATTAGTCGGTGTTTTTAATTTAGAATTGGCCAGAATGTATGCTTATTTGTATCAAAACACCCATACTAATTTCACCATTTTACATTCATTAGATGGTTATGATGAAGTTTCGTTGACTTGTCCAACTAAAATCATCACCCCTGCTATGGAAGGAATGTTGAAACCTGAAGATTTTGGAGTTCGGCTTTTGCTGCAAAGCGAAATCGAAGGCGGAACAACCATCGAAGCATCTGCACAAATGTTTACCGATATTATTTCCGGAAAAGGAACCGAAGCTCAAAACAACGTAGTTTGTGCAAATGCTGCCATGGCAATTGCAACAGTAACAAAATGTTCTCCTTTAGAAGGATTTCAAATAGCGAAAGAAAGTTTATTATCCGGAAAAGGACTTGTAGCTTTGAACAAATTAAAAGAGTTAAGCAAATAA
- a CDS encoding GNAT family N-acetyltransferase, giving the protein MAIFKRTNSEDPDFKNLVVLLDRHLAFLDGDDHEFYAQFDTLDNIKNVVVCYQEDVAVGCGAFKEYDADTVEIKRMFVHPDFRGKGTASAVLHALEQWATELNYNAFILETGKNNPDAIALYHKSGFAIIPNYDQYENVVTSVCMKKSIR; this is encoded by the coding sequence ATGGCAATTTTCAAAAGAACAAATTCCGAAGATCCTGATTTTAAAAATCTGGTAGTTTTATTAGACCGTCATTTAGCCTTTTTGGATGGTGATGACCATGAATTCTATGCCCAATTTGACACGCTCGATAACATCAAAAACGTAGTGGTTTGCTACCAGGAAGATGTGGCAGTGGGTTGCGGCGCATTCAAGGAATACGATGCTGATACTGTTGAAATCAAACGCATGTTTGTACATCCTGATTTTCGCGGAAAAGGAACTGCCAGTGCGGTTTTACATGCTTTAGAGCAATGGGCAACCGAATTAAATTATAACGCCTTTATACTTGAAACCGGGAAAAATAATCCGGATGCTATTGCACTTTATCATAAATCTGGTTTTGCCATAATTCCCAATTATGACCAATATGAAAATGTAGTAACCAGTGTTTGTATGAAAAAATCCATTCGATAA
- the trpA gene encoding tryptophan synthase subunit alpha, producing the protein MNRINQKLQETKKILSIYFSAGYPNLNDTVQIIQDLEKSGVDMIEIGLPFSDPLADGPTIQASSTQALHNGMTTQVLFDQLKEIRKTVSIPLVIMGYFNPMLQYGIENFCKKCAEIGIDGLIIPDLPVDVYADEFKATFEQYGLKNIFLITPQTSDARIHFIDSVSDGFIYMVSSASVTGSQSGFGSVQEEYFKRIAAMNLKNPQVIGFGINNAETFNQATQFAKGAIIGSAFITHLTENGTGKIEEFVKAIR; encoded by the coding sequence ATGAATCGCATAAATCAAAAATTACAAGAAACCAAAAAGATCCTTTCCATCTATTTCTCTGCAGGCTATCCCAACTTGAATGACACGGTACAAATCATTCAGGATTTAGAAAAAAGCGGTGTGGACATGATTGAAATCGGATTACCGTTCAGCGACCCTTTGGCCGATGGACCAACCATTCAAGCAAGTTCTACTCAAGCATTGCATAACGGAATGACGACTCAAGTGTTGTTTGACCAACTAAAAGAAATTCGTAAAACGGTATCAATTCCGTTAGTAATCATGGGCTATTTCAACCCAATGTTACAATACGGAATAGAGAATTTCTGTAAAAAATGTGCCGAAATTGGCATCGACGGATTAATCATTCCTGATCTTCCGGTTGATGTATATGCCGATGAATTTAAAGCGACTTTTGAGCAATACGGATTGAAAAATATATTCTTAATCACACCACAAACATCTGACGCGCGCATTCATTTTATAGACAGCGTATCCGATGGATTCATTTATATGGTAAGTTCCGCCAGTGTTACGGGTTCACAATCTGGTTTTGGCAGCGTTCAGGAAGAGTATTTCAAACGCATTGCCGCAATGAACTTGAAAAATCCACAAGTAATAGGCTTTGGAATCAACAATGCAGAAACCTTCAATCAAGCCACTCAATTTGCTAAAGGAGCAATTATTGGTAGCGCATTCATTACACATTTAACCGAAAATGGTACTGGAAAAATTGAAGAATTTGTAAAAGCAATTCGATAA
- a CDS encoding TetR/AcrR family transcriptional regulator codes for MKTTFTDKQIQILEVAELLFAEKGFDGTSIRNIAKEAKINIAMVSYYFGSKERLLESLIFYRTSDLKNQLENLLHEDLEPIEKINKLIELYINRINSNRGIYRILHFEFTAKKRDQNLLAFSELKKGNLKSLEAIIQEGQNKGVFRKDVIIPLITPTILGTFFHFHMNKPFFENLLNLKTEDLYNNYVKTNLTKHIQQTIKALLIYEN; via the coding sequence TTGAAAACCACTTTTACAGATAAACAAATTCAGATTCTCGAAGTAGCCGAGTTGCTTTTTGCCGAGAAAGGATTTGATGGAACTTCCATACGAAACATTGCAAAAGAGGCAAAAATAAATATTGCCATGGTTTCTTATTATTTTGGTTCAAAAGAACGTTTATTAGAATCTTTAATTTTCTACCGGACTTCCGATCTTAAAAATCAATTAGAAAACTTATTACACGAAGATCTCGAACCCATCGAAAAAATAAACAAGCTGATTGAATTGTATATTAACCGGATCAACAGCAACCGTGGAATTTACAGAATTTTACATTTTGAGTTTACGGCTAAAAAAAGAGATCAAAATCTGCTGGCGTTTTCCGAATTAAAAAAAGGAAATTTAAAATCATTAGAAGCCATTATTCAGGAAGGACAAAACAAAGGTGTTTTCAGGAAAGATGTTATTATTCCGCTGATTACTCCAACTATTTTGGGTACGTTTTTTCACTTTCACATGAACAAACCTTTCTTTGAAAATTTATTGAATTTAAAAACAGAAGATTTATACAACAACTACGTAAAAACCAATTTGACAAAGCATATCCAACAAACAATAAAAGCCCTTCTGATCTATGAAAATTAA
- a CDS encoding anthranilate synthase component II, which produces MKKILVIDNYDSFTYNLVHYLEDLDCEVTVYRNDEFDIDEIAIFDKILLSPGPGIPDEAGLLKEVIQKYGPTKSIFGVCLGQQAIGEVYGGTLSNLDKVYHGVATNVKTVVDDELLFEGLGNEFEVGRYHSWVVDANLPEVLEATSLDENGQIMSLRHKTFDVRGVQFHPESVLTPNGKKILENWVKN; this is translated from the coding sequence ATGAAAAAAATACTAGTCATAGACAATTACGATAGTTTCACTTATAATTTAGTGCATTATCTGGAAGATTTAGATTGCGAAGTAACGGTGTACCGAAACGATGAATTTGATATTGATGAAATTGCAATTTTCGATAAAATATTGCTTTCTCCTGGACCTGGAATTCCGGATGAAGCAGGATTATTAAAAGAAGTGATTCAAAAATATGGTCCTACAAAAAGTATCTTTGGTGTTTGTTTAGGACAACAAGCCATTGGAGAAGTGTACGGAGGAACGCTTTCTAACTTAGATAAAGTGTATCACGGCGTGGCTACAAATGTAAAAACGGTCGTTGATGATGAACTTTTATTTGAAGGATTAGGGAATGAATTTGAAGTGGGACGCTACCATTCCTGGGTAGTTGACGCTAATTTGCCGGAGGTTCTTGAAGCAACTTCATTAGACGAAAATGGTCAAATCATGTCCTTACGTCACAAAACGTTCGATGTTCGTGGAGTACAATTTCATCCGGAAAGTGTGTTGACACCTAACGGAAAAAAGATTTTAGAAAACTGGGTTAAAAATTAA
- a CDS encoding phosphoribosylanthranilate isomerase translates to MKLKICGMKYPDNILEVGSLLPDYMGFIFWEKSARYFDGTMPDLPKSIKKVGVFVNESTDIILAKAQKYDLQAIQLHGQESVAFCSDLKSKIHASIEFIKVFSVADDFDFEVLKPFETVCDYFLFDTKGKLPGGNGTTFDWKVLENYPSVKPFFLSGGIGLEEIKSIQEISKTNLPIYAIDINSKFEIESGLKNIELLKLMVERFEL, encoded by the coding sequence ATGAAACTCAAAATCTGTGGCATGAAATATCCCGATAATATACTCGAAGTAGGTTCGCTCCTACCCGATTATATGGGGTTTATATTTTGGGAGAAATCGGCTCGGTATTTTGATGGAACAATGCCTGATTTACCAAAATCAATCAAAAAAGTAGGCGTTTTTGTCAATGAAAGCACCGATATAATTTTGGCGAAAGCCCAAAAATATGATTTACAAGCCATTCAATTACACGGACAGGAATCGGTTGCATTTTGTTCCGATTTAAAAAGCAAAATACACGCTTCAATAGAATTCATCAAAGTATTTTCGGTAGCTGATGACTTCGATTTTGAAGTTTTAAAACCATTTGAAACCGTTTGTGATTATTTCCTTTTTGACACTAAAGGAAAATTACCGGGAGGTAACGGAACCACTTTCGACTGGAAAGTATTAGAGAACTATCCTTCTGTAAAACCGTTCTTCCTGAGTGGCGGAATCGGATTAGAGGAAATCAAATCAATACAAGAAATTTCAAAAACTAATCTGCCAATATATGCTATTGATATAAATAGTAAATTTGAAATTGAATCAGGATTAAAAAACATCGAATTATTAAAGTTAATGGTTGAACGTTTTGAGTTGTAG
- the trpB gene encoding tryptophan synthase subunit beta, with amino-acid sequence MSYNVNEKGYYGEFGGAYIPEMLYPNVEELRQQYLKITAEPEFQAEFDDLLKDYVGRPTPLYFATRLSEKYNTKIYLKREDLCHTGAHKVNNTIGQILLAKRLGKKRIIAETGAGQHGVATATVCALMGLECIVYMGEIDIKRQAPNVARMKMLGAEVRPAMSGSRTLKDATNEAIRDWINNPVDTYYIIGSVVGPHPYPDMVARFQSVISKEIKAQLLEKEGRENPDYVIACVGGGSNAAGAYYHFLDEKDVNIIAVEAAGLGVDSGESAATSALGKIGVIHGSKTLLMQSTDGQITEPYSISAGLDYPGVGPMHANLFATGRAQFISITDEKAMNWGLQLSKMEGIIPAIESAHAFAVLDEMKFKPEDIVVLNLSGRGDKDLNTYIDYFKL; translated from the coding sequence ATGAGTTACAACGTCAACGAAAAAGGCTATTACGGAGAATTTGGAGGAGCCTACATTCCTGAAATGTTATATCCAAACGTAGAAGAATTACGCCAACAATATCTAAAAATTACTGCTGAACCAGAATTTCAGGCAGAGTTTGATGATTTGCTAAAAGATTATGTAGGGCGCCCTACTCCGCTGTATTTTGCCACTCGATTATCTGAAAAATACAATACTAAAATCTACCTCAAAAGAGAAGATTTATGCCATACCGGAGCACATAAAGTAAACAATACGATTGGACAGATTTTATTAGCCAAACGTTTGGGTAAAAAACGAATCATTGCCGAAACCGGTGCTGGACAACACGGCGTGGCTACGGCTACCGTTTGTGCTTTGATGGGACTGGAATGTATTGTGTATATGGGCGAAATTGACATTAAACGTCAAGCGCCAAACGTGGCTCGTATGAAAATGTTAGGTGCCGAAGTTCGTCCTGCGATGTCGGGTTCACGAACGCTGAAAGACGCTACAAACGAAGCCATTCGAGACTGGATCAACAATCCCGTTGATACGTATTACATCATTGGTTCTGTAGTAGGACCGCATCCTTATCCTGATATGGTGGCGCGTTTTCAAAGTGTTATTTCTAAGGAAATAAAAGCCCAATTATTAGAAAAAGAAGGCCGTGAAAATCCTGATTATGTGATTGCCTGCGTAGGTGGCGGAAGCAATGCTGCCGGGGCTTATTATCACTTTTTGGACGAAAAAGACGTCAACATCATTGCCGTAGAAGCAGCCGGTTTAGGCGTAGATTCAGGCGAAAGTGCCGCAACTTCTGCCCTTGGTAAAATTGGTGTGATTCACGGTAGTAAAACCTTGTTGATGCAATCTACAGATGGTCAAATCACCGAACCGTATTCTATTTCGGCAGGTTTAGATTATCCTGGAGTTGGCCCGATGCACGCTAATTTATTTGCCACAGGAAGAGCACAATTCATTTCAATAACCGATGAAAAAGCTATGAATTGGGGATTGCAACTTTCAAAAATGGAAGGAATTATTCCGGCAATCGAAAGTGCGCACGCCTTTGCTGTTCTGGACGAAATGAAATTCAAACCAGAGGATATCGTGGTCTTGAATCTTTCCGGTCGCGGCGACAAAGATTTGAATACTTATATTGATTATTTCAAATTGTAG
- a CDS encoding TolC family protein — translation MKINQLMLFGIFFIGISTLEAQEKTSLTLDEAIHLAWEKSNEVSLANTKVSSKKYELQSAKNNQYPDFKISGQYQRLANASVNLKINQNSSSSAEPMPAVDQLMIGQVNATLPVFSGFKIQNGIRISENLYQAETATATQTKEEVAMKVINYYAGLYKAQKTIELLKENQKTAKQRAYDFSELEKNGVIPRNDLLKSQLQVSKIQLSIDEANNNLNIVNFHLVTLLKLPVETKLEVRESDFNNFQMTNVPENDQPAMENRKDLQAIKFQEKASLANVKMARGAYYPAIALIGGYTSLDLKNVVTVQNAMNFGVGVSYDLSAILKNGALVKLAESRALEVQNSEALLTDYIKVQVQKAIEDYDLALKQNEVYSQAVEQSSENYRIVNDKYENGLSDTNDLLEADLDQLSSKINKALARANIIQKYYELLSVTGQLSQTFNLSKI, via the coding sequence ATGAAAATTAATCAATTAATGCTCTTTGGGATTTTCTTTATCGGGATTTCAACTTTAGAAGCACAAGAAAAAACCAGTTTAACGCTGGATGAAGCCATTCATTTGGCTTGGGAAAAAAGTAATGAAGTTTCGTTAGCGAATACCAAGGTTAGTTCTAAAAAGTACGAATTACAATCCGCAAAGAACAACCAATACCCTGATTTCAAAATCTCCGGTCAATACCAGCGGTTAGCAAATGCATCGGTGAATCTGAAAATCAATCAAAACAGCAGTTCTTCCGCTGAACCGATGCCTGCTGTAGATCAATTAATGATTGGTCAGGTAAACGCAACTCTTCCTGTTTTTTCTGGTTTTAAAATACAAAACGGCATTCGAATTTCCGAAAATCTTTACCAGGCAGAAACCGCTACAGCTACTCAAACCAAAGAGGAAGTAGCCATGAAAGTGATTAATTATTACGCCGGTCTTTACAAAGCGCAAAAAACGATTGAACTTTTAAAAGAGAATCAAAAAACAGCCAAACAACGGGCTTACGATTTTAGCGAGTTAGAAAAAAACGGGGTTATTCCAAGAAATGATTTATTGAAATCACAATTACAGGTTTCAAAAATCCAATTGTCAATTGACGAAGCAAATAACAATCTGAATATTGTCAATTTTCATTTGGTCACCCTGCTAAAATTACCGGTGGAAACCAAATTAGAAGTTCGGGAAAGTGATTTCAACAATTTTCAAATGACTAATGTCCCTGAAAATGACCAACCGGCAATGGAAAATCGTAAAGATTTACAAGCCATTAAGTTTCAGGAAAAAGCAAGTTTAGCCAATGTAAAAATGGCCAGAGGTGCTTATTATCCCGCAATTGCACTTATTGGAGGCTACACTTCATTAGACCTGAAAAATGTGGTTACGGTACAAAATGCAATGAATTTTGGCGTAGGCGTTTCTTATGATTTAAGTGCGATTCTAAAAAACGGAGCACTTGTAAAACTAGCCGAAAGCAGAGCACTTGAAGTACAAAACTCCGAAGCTTTACTAACAGATTACATCAAGGTTCAGGTCCAAAAAGCAATAGAAGACTACGATTTAGCCCTGAAACAAAATGAAGTATACAGCCAAGCCGTAGAGCAATCTTCGGAAAATTACAGAATTGTAAATGACAAATATGAAAACGGTCTTTCGGATACCAATGATTTACTCGAAGCCGATTTAGACCAATTGAGTTCAAAAATCAATAAAGCATTAGCAAGAGCGAATATCATTCAAAAATATTATGAGTTACTATCTGTAACCGGACAACTATCCCAAACCTTCAACCTTTCAAAAATATAA
- a CDS encoding GNAT family N-acetyltransferase codes for MNYHFRKAELSEIAPIWEILQQAIQRRKEDGSQQWQDGYPNPEVVQKDIEKGEGFVLLEGETIIGYSALLINDEPAYENIQGNWLTNDDFVVMHRVAISEKYLGKGLAKLMLKKIEDFALSNNIYSVKADTNFDNIPMMKIFENLGYSYCGEVYFRGSPRKAFEKVLIKENWLKLKNRKLAN; via the coding sequence ATGAATTATCACTTTAGAAAAGCAGAACTATCTGAAATAGCTCCGATATGGGAAATTTTACAACAAGCTATACAACGCAGAAAAGAAGACGGTAGTCAGCAATGGCAAGACGGCTACCCAAATCCTGAAGTAGTACAAAAAGATATTGAAAAAGGAGAAGGATTTGTTTTGCTTGAAGGAGAAACTATCATTGGTTACAGTGCGTTACTCATCAATGACGAACCTGCTTATGAGAACATTCAAGGAAATTGGCTGACGAATGATGATTTTGTTGTCATGCACCGCGTAGCCATTTCTGAAAAGTATTTAGGCAAAGGATTGGCGAAATTGATGCTGAAAAAAATAGAAGATTTTGCGTTAAGCAACAACATTTACAGTGTAAAAGCGGACACTAATTTTGACAATATCCCCATGATGAAAATTTTTGAAAACTTAGGTTATAGCTATTGTGGTGAAGTATATTTTAGAGGAAGCCCCAGAAAAGCATTCGAAAAAGTTTTAATTAAAGAAAACTGGTTAAAATTGAAAAACCGTAAACTCGCAAATTAG